A DNA window from Candidatus Vicinibacter affinis contains the following coding sequences:
- a CDS encoding sensor histidine kinase: MAQLKKNIPAIYESKVELANFYYTNKNYTELNTIIQEIEQAKDIPKEDFFKVRLHVLKGNYAMTVSSEEKALEEFNKAEALSHQGFTPFIDYYIKSNLAEAYYRNGNVQKAYELIKYLNHNSTSYSSKENSKLAEAIESNSEVHIRDREIDYLKIQNQLKEERIRRELLLQAGLKRENQLKDYTLKQEHQLHEAAVREQALQSQQLQQERVMSQALVRENDLRKATLVDEQNFQTVLWFGIILLMGLSLLVFFLLRKQQEKNAIIIKQTNDLEFINKEVHHRVKNNLQVISSLLDLQSKYAQDNGYQNLLMESKHRVQSMAFIHQNLYASAGLNMVDMPNYVLNLVDHLVTAYQKEGEKVNIQVEVDPIQLHMDTVVSIGMIINELVTNALKYAFYNLGGGTIQVSLKEVDEKIHLGIKDDGVGIPEGIDIAGSSSFGYKMVRAFVQKLKGKLDLNRIQGTQIQIQFSKK, from the coding sequence TTGGCACAATTAAAAAAGAATATTCCGGCCATCTATGAATCCAAGGTTGAGCTGGCAAATTTCTACTACACAAATAAAAATTACACAGAACTTAACACCATCATACAGGAAATTGAACAGGCAAAGGATATTCCTAAAGAAGATTTTTTTAAAGTCCGCCTACACGTATTAAAAGGTAATTATGCCATGACGGTTTCATCAGAAGAAAAGGCGCTCGAAGAATTCAACAAGGCGGAAGCGCTTTCTCATCAGGGCTTTACGCCCTTCATTGATTACTACATCAAGTCAAATCTTGCAGAGGCCTATTACAGAAATGGCAATGTTCAGAAAGCTTATGAGTTAATAAAATATTTGAATCATAACAGCACCAGTTATTCCAGTAAGGAAAATAGTAAGTTGGCTGAAGCAATTGAATCAAACTCCGAAGTGCATATTAGGGATCGGGAGATAGATTATCTTAAAATTCAGAATCAGTTAAAGGAAGAACGAATTAGACGGGAATTGCTTTTGCAGGCAGGACTGAAGAGAGAGAATCAATTGAAAGATTATACATTGAAGCAAGAACATCAGTTGCATGAAGCAGCAGTTCGGGAACAAGCTTTGCAAAGTCAGCAACTTCAGCAAGAACGGGTCATGAGCCAAGCTTTGGTTCGTGAAAATGATTTACGGAAAGCGACACTTGTTGATGAGCAGAATTTTCAAACTGTTTTATGGTTTGGTATTATACTGTTGATGGGATTGTCTTTGCTGGTTTTCTTTTTACTCAGAAAGCAACAGGAAAAAAATGCCATCATTATAAAGCAAACAAATGATTTGGAATTTATCAATAAGGAAGTTCATCACCGTGTTAAGAATAATCTACAGGTTATTTCAAGTTTACTGGATTTGCAATCCAAATATGCTCAGGACAATGGTTATCAGAATTTATTAATGGAAAGTAAACACCGGGTGCAATCCATGGCATTTATCCATCAGAATTTATATGCTTCGGCTGGCTTAAATATGGTGGACATGCCCAATTATGTACTTAATCTTGTGGACCATTTGGTAACAGCCTATCAGAAGGAAGGGGAAAAAGTAAATATTCAGGTGGAAGTGGATCCCATTCAATTGCATATGGATACGGTAGTATCGATTGGTATGATCATCAATGAATTGGTGACCAATGCTTTAAAATATGCATTTTATAATCTGGGAGGTGGCACCATACAGGTTAGTCTGAAAGAAGTGGATGAAAAAATTCATCTTGGAATTAAGGATGATGGAGTTGGCATCCCTGAAGGTATTGATATTGCAGGAAGCAGTAGTTTTGGATATAAAATGGTGCGGGCATTTGTTCAAAAGTTAAAGGGAAAATTGGATTTGAATAGAATACAGGGCACACAGATCCAAATTCAGTTTAGCAAAAAATAG